AGACAACGGGTCCAAGCATAGGCAATAGTTCTTACAGTTATAGCCTATAGGCAAGTTTACGAATACACAAAGATAGGCTAAATAGGGAAGAGTAACAACCAACAGTAGGTCTATAGTATCGATCCTAATTTGAAATTCAAAGGTGAATGGTGATAATTGTAAAACTCAAACCCGTGTtgtacatttatttattacatagtaTTTGACTTTCTTAGTTTTATCTAAATTAGATTTATGGATTCTACCTCCTCCTCGAAGACGTATATCTTGCCCTGGATGACCTGCAGCGTGTCGTAGTTGGTGAAGCACAGGTCCGGGATGTCCTCCTCCTCTTCGTACTCCTCCCCCGTGTCCGCCCCCACGTCTCGCCCCGCTCCCGCGTCCCGCCCGGCCCCCTCATCTCGCTCCGCCCCCGCGTCTGCGCGCGTGAACGGCGGCGCGTACGAGCTGGCAGTGTGTGGCTCTGCTACACTCAGCTCGGTGGATGCTGAATTTTATACAACgtatattatatccatacttattatattataaatgcggaagtatgtctgtctgcctgtctgtctgtctgtttgttacctctttacgcttaaactgctcaaccgattttgatgaaatttggtatggtgatcgtttgagtcccgggaactCGGACgggcatagaatactttttatttcggaaaaatgtacggttctcacacgataaactaattttgagtTGCGGGCGTGATTCGATCGAACAGTTGCTATAATAGTCTTGTTCACTCGAGCACGTAGGTATCGCTGTCCCGTTTGAACATTTACGCGGCAATAGCGCGGTTTCGTGCTTGAGCGAGAAAGTAGTGATACTCGTAGGTCAATGTGCAAGTTTCCACGTGCTTGGGAAACTTTATAATTAACTCACGCAGATTAGAGTATAGCGCGCGGAGTCCCTGTATATCGTCGTCGTGCAGGTGCTGCACCGGCACCTGGTAGTAGGGGTACATGACGGAGGCGCGCACGCCGGAGTGCGACAGCCCGAGCGCGTGGCCGATCTCGTGCACGGCGACGGCGAAGAAGTCCGTCACGTCGTCGTCGTCATCGGCCGCGCTGCCGTCGCCCCACGTCTCGTCGTCGTCGAAGTGCATCGCGCCGTGGGGGGGCGGGAACGCGTGCGCCACCACCCGCCCCGCGCCGTCAAATGGGAACCTAGGAAATGTTAACGATATAGTCTAAAGCCGTGAAGCATAACTTTTTATTATAGGTACATACATGCAAAGTTACGTGCTTCATCTTAAacaatcaaaaacaaaatataattttgtaaacaaaGCTGATATAATAATGAATAAGGCTAATATGAAATATCACTTTTGATTACGTCAGCCCTTAAGGCTGAAGTCTGGaaaccagcgggcagcggggcggaaGCGGCGCAGCGGTGGCGAGATTTATACTGATAAGCCGTCTAGTACGCCACGCGCCGCTTAgttaataaatctatatattgtcacgcgccgctcccgccccgctgcccgctggtttCGAAACTTCAGCCTAAACGCCTTTAGCGATAGTTACACTATAAGCCACAATACGCCATAAACAGACTCGTCGATCTTTTCTCCCGTCATTTTCAGCAAACATGGACTAAGCTAACGGCAGAATCAGCATGTGATTCTTACCACACATCACATACCACTGCTAGTGACTTCCACAAGCTATCTTATACTCACCCGTCGCCATGGTCCCTGCTGGCGAAGGAGAGCTGTATgtcggcgcggggggcggcgggGTCAGCGCGGGAGAAGGTCAGCCCGCTCGGCGCCGCCCACACCGCCAGACCCGCCGCGAACAACGCCTCCGCGCGCGCCGCGTCCAACGTGCGGGAACCATTTAGCACCCTGGAAAAATGTAAGATCACAGTATCTGTTATCTATAtctctatatatatattatatatatatatatatatatatatatatatatatatatatatatatatatatatatatatatatatatatatatatatatatatatatatatatatatatatatatatatatatatatatatatatattatatatatatatatataaaagaaagtcgtgtttgttacaacacttataactcgagaacggctggaccgattgccatggtttttgatttgttggatttgtttccgtcccgaatagcagaatacatcttaaaaacaatgaaaactcgatatgtgtaatgattaatgaatactttatcatttcaatagatgctgatttgtttattacatgtcaaacatttgttgtccaatcctgtcaaatagtgtaacaactatttttttttggagcttatggcctggttgctgagacctttagcccggccgcacattgtccgaaatttctgatacgaaacatttgaacgtcggccggaccgccacaccgcacactacgtcggaagctggctgaaccggcaagactagacgataaagtacgagacgtcaaagggcgaagaaggtcatgacaaatttaccggcgaaaattaccagcagagtcaccgggaatttttataattttgtaatttagaagacaagacttattttattacttattgattatgtttatttttatgaagcatttttaaaataggttttgatgattattgcgcacatgttgcctcccccgggattgtatttattttttctaaaatgtcTACTACCCGTTCGCGCTAAGTTTGCCGCTGTCAACTGTCACGCGTTTACCGTTCTTTCACTCACTCACATTCACTCACAGAACCGAGTGAGTGTGAGAACGGTAAACGCGTGACAGTTGACAGCGGCAAACTCAACGCGAACGGGTTgtacaaagttcaggtactgttatatttgtttgttttagacattaattttcgaaaaaattttattaaccgaaaataagacctaagattgccattattggttccgccaccagagccattgtgctccctgctttatggcgaaacactagaatcacgacatttttcttcggttttccttcctggcgctataactccagaacgcacgaaccgatttccacggttttgcattcgttggaaaggtctcgggctccgtgaggtctatagaaaaaaaatcagaaaaaccttcaagagaaaagcagaaaaatagggaaaataattttatggcaaaacaacgtttgccgggacagctagtaactctatataatataatagaaaaaataagGCATGTCCACAACAGCTAAAAGGGAGGTGCGTCGTGTATATACCTTAAACTTGTGTATATTATGCGAGAACCTATTTCTCGTATCAAAAGTACCTGTACGTTATGGATCTCTTTTTCCATCCCTCCTGTAGTATGTATCTCCTCAATCTTCTGGATCTTTCTTCGGCACTCTCGATGTCTTTGACGCCACAACGTCGACTTTTGAATAGCTGAAAAATAAGTTATTTGGCTGTTAACTTCAttaagaaattgaatttattaaggaaagttaatttaattaagaatgaGCGCCCCGTGTGCTAAAGCAGCGCCCGCTTCACGATGTAGCGGTGCAAACTCAGCGCAATATCAGCGCATTTGGCGACATTTCTTCGGTGCCCAGGATGCTGGTAGTACTAAAAACCAGTGTCCTGGGCGGTCGCCAAGCGTCGCTCCACCAGGTCCAGGGCCTTAGTCTCACCCGTCTAGTCTGCGGGTCCATGAGGCCGGTGGGCGGGAGGCCGGCGAACCGCTGTACGCGCCGCACCGCCTCCGCCAGCGACGCCGCCGTGTACACCGCCCCGCCCCCGTCCTCCCACAGGTAGCCGTATTGCTGCATAAAGCGACGCTGGAACCGAATATTATGGGTCTGAAGTCTGAACACAGATCATTCGATAGGCTACGATAATGTAGCTATTTATGGTGATATAAGTTGTGTAGTAAAAATAAAGGTTGTTGCTGTTTGTTGATATACAAGTAGAAAAAAATTTAGGACACTGTTTATTTTGTCTAAAAGCACGCCATAAGCAGGCATTATTTTCCGACAATAACTACTAAATGTATGCACATTGCGCAGGAGTCCTGCGGGGAAAGCTCAGTTGCATTTTTTTGAGGGAGATATGACGAATAATATTAGTTATCATACAGGATGACTGCACATCAAAACATATAGTAAAACTTGTGTACGCTGCGCTATATGATAAAGATACATCTGATATTAAGTATGTCTTGATATATCATCACCAGTCGCGTATCAGTCATATTTTCTGAAGAATTGACTAACCTCATCTTCTGTAGGTATAGGGTCCACAACGAATATGGTCTCCGTGTTCACGACACCGAAGTAATGCAGGCACACGAGCAGACACAAACATCGCGACAACATGGCCGTCAGACAAAGACTGATCGCAGTCAACGAGCTGCTCTGACCTTTGACTCAAGATAACTCTGTGAGGACGTCACAGTATCTCACAAAGGGTTTGTGAATTACATTACTCAATACTTAGTCATTATTTAGGTACTCCAGTAACTCTGTATTGACATGGGAGAGCTTTGCTTCGGCACTGATGCGCCGGCTCAACGACGACCTCACAGACaaggcgtgaaacaacgctatGTCGTGTTGCGATTATACCAATAAGCAGGGATTGTTTGTATCAAGAACAATAACTTGCCACTTCAGTAGCCATAGTATCCTACAACACCTACTCGTACTCGTGTTATTATCATCAAGCACGCTACGTTTTATAGACCCACTTGCAAAAACAATTAAGCCTCTACGGACGCCTAATATTATCATTGATCAGTATCAATTTCCTTGGTTATAGCAGCTATAGAATAGAATGATTTATTGCGTAAATGTGGTACAAAAAGGTCTTCCAACATTCTGCCGATTCTGCCTAATAAGTGGGTAAGTGGCgtgcaaaataataattttaaattgtatggCATAAAAAGTAGATAGGTTCTTACTAAAATTAACACCATTTACTATAGCTATGACATAAGGATGAAGTGCTTGTCATTTTGTTATCAATATCCCAAGACGTTATTTATATCTTGGAATAGTCTTGgaataaattattcttattcttaatcAAGGGTCCCAAAATCGAAGAATCAAGGCTTTACAATGTTTTCAAAGATCCACTCGTGGCCGACGCTGCGGCGCTCGGAGTCGGGGTCGGATGCCTCTCAGTCTTCCCGGTCACGCTTCCACAGCGTGTCACTGCCAGTCATGGACACAGCTGATGTGCACATTACCAGGAAACCCGCGCCCTTTGTAAGTGCACCTACACGGGTTTAT
This DNA window, taken from Aricia agestis chromosome 11, ilAriAges1.1, whole genome shotgun sequence, encodes the following:
- the LOC121731780 gene encoding matrix metalloproteinase-2-like, coding for MLSRCLCLLVCLHYFGVVNTETIFVVDPIPTEDERRFMQQYGYLWEDGGGAVYTAASLAEAVRRVQRFAGLPPTGLMDPQTRRLFKSRRCGVKDIESAEERSRRLRRYILQEGWKKRSITYRVLNGSRTLDAARAEALFAAGLAVWAAPSGLTFSRADPAAPRADIQLSFASRDHGDGFPFDGAGRVVAHAFPPPHGAMHFDDDETWGDGSAADDDDDVTDFFAVAVHEIGHALGLSHSGVRASVMYPYYQVPVQHLHDDDIQGLRALYSNLPSTELSVAEPHTASSYAPPFTRADAGAERDEGAGRDAGAGRDVGADTGEEYEEEEDIPDLCFTNYDTLQVIQGKIYVFEEEWVWVLEGRKRVAAGYPRRWRELFPGLPRHVTQVRAIYEKRDGHIVLFNKRNFWEYSAEFRLVRRGRLTEYRLPRTVAELTSAFVSNYNNRTYLLEDERYWRLDDGLDRVDGGHVNARRAYAGRMDPGYPRDMSAWRDVPYPVDAALVWEGDTFFFRGPRFWRFDNTLVRAHAYYPQPTAPVWFPCATTQDMIAYLTNDDR